One genomic region from Nocardia vinacea encodes:
- a CDS encoding trypsin-like peptidase domain-containing protein translates to MTAGGSSAVARFGSAHARICTTAGQVVGAGFLVGPNIVATCAHVIAFAAGTDPNDVQPPESIVAVDFPLQPSIGPRRARVRRWTPIAGDGRGDIAILELDDAVGDSIAPPPFWRAHDPWGREFRMFGFPAELPDGVWASGEFRERQGTGWLQLQRVGGQPITRGFSGAPVWDSGTDAVVGMAAVADPRGYTGTAFMIPIAEVLGMDPSFVPNPYRGLEPFDEEHADYFYGRDDDIDRVSAALRQRPLVAVAGPSGTGKSSLIRAGVIPRLRAQGRQIASFRLAGEVSPGDSATTVVRAVTPRFDLPDGGQLSMLLAEQAAREPGTADDSVARLLEGVPPEGLVLFADQFEDLAATAPEHARAVLQWLMELTRADTEGRIRILLTLRWDALNNLIDAELAGFLDGATVALAPMGRDQLRDAIQRPAARAPGVDLQPALVERLVDDTVGEPGALPLLESTLTQLWDRRAGAAITVEDYEKAGRATGFFTDRADRVLAQFTDPLEAFDVQRLLKLLAAPASSGGGFVRSVVSMGDFPELRSVAGRLARDRLVVVGRDPHGTDTVELAHQALIDNWSRLRGWLQDDRDFRAWQQQLERDRQKWELSEHDNGALLHGRALEDALDWVDKRKPEVPAAHRLYIAASRRLRRREVRRLWTFTAVVTVLALVASGTAVVAYRTSQERTAQLREQAGINLAQQSEVLGNTDPSGALQFVQAAGRFAPDNADVRADQLLQQVRLGSLEVAYNELWSDAKSMVFSADASILATAESNGDITVWTGFLTGPPSPWRVATVPNVISARVSPDGGKLAVFNDRGGITLWDVSTRSGPVTVRPDGADVVGRTALVPKFSDDGRQLFISVDPKREHGTYFGDPDVVERYDLSGQPRRLPDLPADGMPTRKVERVDSVNETLWLTETDVDFKDHQVIYDLRSGRPVREWRGHAVTPDGLTIECADDAKTLIIRGADGAQLRSVGLGSCGSIRLDSTGQFAIEYHVGDRDAFGIAKLVHVATGRLYQVQVRYSSEAVAPAVHLTSGGPLLIQAATNGIERYAAAAESNPDWPEITPDAVTSLWSPDGRYVASDRGETFEVIDLKSMRLVYDLPGFTLRVWPHAMLAFTPDGRHAMMWTGPSNVAVVLMPDFDETSRIQLPTPSGLDPTHQSFITFAIRTDDEIAALYAGAITRWRIGDGRQIGGQVLLSKNLEDLRITAQASTLVGYASTDSVVVNVATASLQLWNLETGALIRSFVPQGSRVASVHMNPGHAEVMVRDEQGALFRWNTATGETAKLDIPPVPRDSVVAGWSPDGLVVLGNKSEVEVWDTRTGTNTKFNVPGSTTVWKLIGTTLIGLSDLGPIRINLDRNNIQQRLCAISNRDYTDAERDELARGVDSKPPCSSG, encoded by the coding sequence ATGACTGCAGGTGGTTCGAGCGCTGTCGCTCGGTTCGGCTCGGCGCATGCGCGGATCTGCACGACCGCAGGTCAGGTCGTCGGCGCAGGGTTCCTGGTCGGCCCGAACATCGTCGCGACGTGTGCGCACGTGATCGCGTTCGCGGCCGGTACCGATCCAAACGATGTGCAGCCGCCGGAATCGATCGTAGCGGTGGACTTTCCGTTGCAGCCGTCAATCGGGCCGCGGCGTGCGCGGGTGCGCCGGTGGACCCCGATCGCCGGGGACGGTCGAGGTGATATCGCGATCCTGGAGCTGGACGACGCCGTAGGCGATTCGATTGCGCCGCCGCCGTTTTGGCGAGCCCATGACCCGTGGGGGCGTGAGTTCCGGATGTTCGGCTTTCCCGCGGAGTTGCCCGACGGTGTCTGGGCGTCGGGCGAGTTCCGGGAACGGCAGGGTACCGGCTGGCTGCAGCTGCAGCGGGTCGGCGGTCAGCCGATCACGCGGGGGTTCAGCGGTGCGCCGGTGTGGGACAGCGGAACAGACGCGGTGGTGGGGATGGCGGCGGTTGCCGACCCGCGTGGGTACACCGGGACCGCGTTCATGATCCCGATCGCCGAAGTACTCGGCATGGACCCCTCGTTCGTCCCGAATCCCTATCGTGGGCTGGAGCCGTTCGACGAGGAACACGCGGACTACTTCTACGGTCGAGACGACGACATCGACCGGGTGTCGGCGGCACTGCGGCAGCGACCGCTCGTCGCGGTGGCCGGACCGTCGGGCACCGGCAAATCCTCGCTCATCCGGGCGGGGGTGATCCCCCGGCTCCGCGCACAGGGGCGGCAGATCGCGAGCTTCCGGCTCGCCGGCGAGGTGTCGCCGGGTGATTCGGCCACAACGGTTGTCCGTGCGGTTACTCCACGATTCGACCTACCAGATGGCGGCCAGCTCTCGATGCTGCTGGCGGAGCAGGCGGCGCGCGAACCGGGGACCGCCGACGACTCGGTGGCGCGGTTGCTCGAGGGCGTGCCGCCGGAGGGCCTGGTGCTGTTCGCGGATCAGTTCGAGGACCTGGCCGCGACCGCGCCGGAGCACGCGCGTGCGGTGCTGCAATGGCTGATGGAGCTCACTCGCGCCGATACCGAAGGGCGCATCCGAATTCTGCTCACGTTGCGTTGGGATGCGCTGAACAACCTGATCGACGCGGAGCTCGCCGGATTTCTCGACGGGGCGACGGTGGCGCTCGCACCGATGGGGCGTGACCAGCTCCGCGACGCCATCCAACGGCCCGCCGCCCGTGCGCCTGGAGTCGATCTGCAGCCGGCGCTCGTCGAGCGTCTCGTGGACGACACGGTGGGCGAGCCGGGCGCGCTGCCACTGCTCGAGTCGACATTGACGCAACTGTGGGATCGCCGCGCCGGCGCGGCGATTACCGTCGAGGACTACGAAAAAGCAGGCCGCGCAACAGGTTTCTTCACCGACCGCGCTGACCGCGTGCTGGCCCAGTTCACCGACCCGCTCGAAGCGTTCGACGTGCAGCGCCTACTGAAGCTGCTCGCTGCTCCCGCTTCGAGCGGAGGGGGTTTCGTCCGGTCCGTGGTGTCGATGGGTGATTTTCCTGAATTGCGCAGTGTCGCTGGTCGATTGGCGCGCGATCGGCTGGTCGTCGTTGGTCGAGATCCGCACGGAACCGATACCGTCGAACTGGCTCACCAGGCCCTCATCGACAACTGGTCGCGGCTGCGCGGCTGGCTGCAGGACGACCGCGACTTCCGCGCCTGGCAGCAGCAACTCGAGCGGGACCGCCAGAAGTGGGAACTATCCGAGCACGACAACGGCGCGCTACTGCACGGCAGAGCTCTGGAGGATGCGCTCGACTGGGTCGACAAGCGCAAACCCGAAGTCCCTGCAGCGCATCGGCTATACATCGCCGCGTCCCGCCGACTCCGCCGACGCGAGGTGCGGCGCTTGTGGACCTTCACCGCGGTGGTCACCGTACTCGCCCTTGTCGCCTCCGGCACCGCGGTCGTCGCCTATCGCACCAGTCAGGAGCGGACAGCACAGTTACGCGAGCAGGCGGGAATCAACCTCGCTCAGCAATCGGAAGTTCTCGGCAACACCGATCCGTCGGGGGCGCTCCAATTCGTGCAAGCCGCAGGACGATTCGCCCCGGACAATGCGGATGTTCGAGCGGATCAGCTGCTCCAGCAGGTTCGGCTGGGCTCATTGGAGGTCGCGTACAACGAGCTGTGGTCCGATGCGAAGTCAATGGTCTTCAGTGCGGATGCGTCGATCTTGGCAACTGCCGAATCGAATGGCGATATCACGGTCTGGACGGGATTTCTTACCGGACCGCCGTCGCCATGGCGGGTGGCTACAGTGCCGAATGTCATCAGTGCACGCGTGAGCCCCGATGGCGGCAAACTTGCGGTCTTCAACGATCGTGGCGGCATCACGCTGTGGGACGTGTCGACGCGATCCGGTCCGGTCACTGTTCGTCCCGACGGTGCGGATGTCGTGGGAAGAACGGCGCTCGTCCCGAAGTTCTCCGACGATGGCAGACAGTTGTTCATTTCTGTCGATCCGAAGCGGGAGCATGGCACCTATTTCGGCGATCCCGATGTCGTCGAACGATATGACCTGTCGGGACAACCTCGTAGGCTCCCTGATCTTCCTGCCGATGGCATGCCGACACGGAAGGTCGAACGAGTCGACTCCGTGAACGAGACACTGTGGCTTACGGAGACGGACGTCGATTTCAAAGATCACCAGGTCATTTACGATCTGAGAAGCGGTCGGCCAGTTCGTGAATGGCGAGGACACGCCGTCACACCGGACGGCCTGACAATCGAATGCGCCGATGACGCGAAGACGCTGATCATTCGCGGCGCCGACGGTGCGCAGCTTCGCAGCGTGGGTCTCGGCAGCTGCGGATCGATCCGGCTCGACAGCACAGGCCAATTCGCGATCGAATACCACGTAGGGGACAGGGATGCGTTCGGGATCGCAAAGCTTGTCCACGTTGCGACTGGACGCCTTTATCAGGTCCAGGTTCGATACAGTTCCGAGGCGGTCGCCCCCGCGGTGCATCTGACCTCGGGCGGTCCCTTGTTGATCCAAGCGGCGACCAACGGGATCGAGCGATACGCGGCGGCAGCGGAGTCCAACCCTGATTGGCCCGAGATCACGCCCGACGCTGTCACATCCCTGTGGAGTCCCGACGGTCGTTATGTCGCGAGCGATCGCGGTGAAACGTTCGAAGTCATCGACCTGAAGTCGATGCGTCTTGTCTACGACCTGCCCGGTTTCACGCTTCGCGTGTGGCCGCACGCGATGCTCGCCTTCACCCCAGATGGGCGGCACGCCATGATGTGGACCGGCCCTTCGAATGTTGCCGTTGTGCTCATGCCGGACTTCGACGAGACAAGTCGGATACAGCTCCCGACGCCCTCGGGATTGGATCCGACACATCAGTCGTTCATAACCTTCGCCATCCGCACCGACGACGAAATAGCCGCGCTGTACGCGGGCGCCATCACCCGCTGGCGCATCGGCGACGGTCGACAGATCGGTGGTCAGGTCCTGCTCAGCAAGAACCTCGAGGATTTACGGATTACCGCACAAGCGTCGACCCTCGTCGGTTATGCGTCGACAGACTCGGTAGTTGTCAACGTTGCCACCGCGTCTCTGCAGCTGTGGAATCTCGAGACCGGCGCGCTGATTCGCTCGTTCGTTCCACAGGGTTCGCGTGTGGCGAGTGTCCATATGAATCCAGGGCACGCCGAGGTAATGGTCCGGGATGAGCAAGGGGCGTTGTTCCGCTGGAACACCGCCACTGGCGAAACGGCGAAGTTGGACATACCACCGGTACCGCGTGACTCCGTTGTCGCCGGCTGGTCACCGGACGGTCTTGTCGTTCTCGGCAACAAGTCCGAAGTGGAAGTGTGGGACACCCGGACGGGCACCAACACGAAGTTCAACGTGCCTGGATCCACCACGGTGTGGAAGCTCATCGGAACGACGCTCATCGGTCTTTCGGACCTCGGCCCGATCCGAATCAATCTCGACCGCAACAACATTCAGCAACGGCTGTGCGCGATCAGCAATCGCGACTACACAGACGCCGAACGCGACGAGCTCGCACGCGGCGTCGATAGCAAGCCGCCGTGCTCGAGCGGGTAA
- a CDS encoding Hsp70 family protein, with translation MNAINFGIDLGTTNSAIAVLRGVDTEIVKNNEDGDITPSAVWISRHGSLQVGRAAKDKAEIDPDNTAMEFKRHMGFAGTVKRFAGSDRGLSAEELSAEVLKSLRADVTQRLGDNVDAAVITVPAAFDLNACHATRHAAELAGLRQIPLLQEPAAAAMAHGFQSSADGVRWLVYDLGGGTFDAAVVRLRDGEFSIVTHAGNNHLGGKDIDWRIIEKLLLPALAKRHGLDVRRGDARWRATLNTLKLEAERAKIRLSRQVGTEIVADLVGPDGLRRYEFEFELRRADLERLTAPVLARTVELCRRALAEKNLGRGDIERVVLVGGPTLSPFVRDYLADPDSGLGISLDHTQDPLTVVARGAAIFAGTQRYETVSAPVVHGGFTLTLDYHPVGPDPDPLIRGSIEPADRGLSIEFGNPESRPPWHSGRLPVAADGTFATRVLAERGRLNTFQVWLSDAFGNRRQVGPDTFTYTVGAVQTEQPLIHSIGIGLADNTLLSLAPKGATLPVRCRTKLHTTTTIGPGVASGVIRIPILEGEQPRADRNRQVGCLEVRAQQVSRPLPLGSDIEFIVEIDSSRLVTARAYVPMLDEEFDQVADLESETVPTHNELADRVSEIRERLASLRSRQGQAGDPVAGMVLMRVDAAGRTETVEQRLAAARDDTDAAQGCDAMVRELHAALDEAEDALQWPELVAEARSACVEATDIVAAHGNTDDAAAMRVATLAIEEAIDTRDSRSLRQHTNDLGRLIGQVLDRAGVLQVELFHHLAARRAEMSSPPHADRLIAQGRAALDRDETAPLRSINSQLFALLPTASQAAGDPFSTVRPSY, from the coding sequence GTGAATGCAATCAATTTCGGTATCGACCTCGGTACCACCAACAGTGCGATCGCCGTGCTGCGCGGCGTCGACACCGAGATCGTCAAGAACAACGAAGACGGTGACATCACGCCGTCGGCAGTCTGGATCAGCAGGCACGGCTCGCTGCAGGTCGGCCGGGCGGCGAAGGACAAGGCGGAAATAGACCCGGACAACACGGCGATGGAGTTCAAGCGGCACATGGGGTTTGCCGGCACCGTCAAGCGCTTCGCCGGTTCCGATCGGGGCCTCAGCGCGGAGGAATTGTCGGCGGAGGTGCTGAAGTCGCTGCGAGCGGACGTGACGCAGCGGCTCGGTGACAACGTGGACGCCGCGGTGATTACGGTGCCCGCCGCGTTCGATCTGAATGCTTGCCATGCGACCCGCCATGCGGCCGAACTCGCCGGACTGCGGCAGATTCCGTTGTTGCAGGAGCCGGCCGCGGCGGCGATGGCCCACGGGTTCCAGTCGAGTGCGGACGGCGTGCGCTGGTTGGTCTACGACCTCGGTGGCGGCACGTTCGACGCGGCCGTTGTCCGGCTGCGGGACGGCGAGTTCAGCATTGTCACGCACGCCGGCAATAATCATCTGGGCGGCAAGGACATCGACTGGCGGATCATCGAGAAGCTGCTGCTGCCTGCCCTTGCGAAGCGGCACGGGCTCGATGTGCGACGCGGCGACGCCCGCTGGCGGGCGACATTGAATACGCTCAAGCTCGAGGCCGAACGTGCCAAGATCCGCCTGTCTCGCCAGGTCGGTACCGAGATTGTCGCCGACCTTGTCGGCCCGGATGGGTTGCGCCGCTACGAGTTCGAGTTCGAGTTGCGCCGCGCCGATCTCGAGCGACTCACTGCTCCGGTGCTCGCGCGCACGGTCGAGTTGTGCCGACGAGCACTGGCCGAGAAGAACCTGGGCCGCGGCGATATCGAACGCGTGGTCCTCGTCGGCGGGCCGACGCTGTCGCCGTTTGTTCGCGACTACCTCGCGGACCCGGACTCCGGGCTGGGTATTTCACTCGATCACACCCAGGATCCGCTCACGGTCGTCGCTCGCGGTGCCGCAATCTTCGCGGGAACGCAACGCTACGAGACCGTTTCGGCACCCGTCGTGCACGGCGGCTTTACGCTCACGCTGGACTACCACCCGGTCGGACCGGACCCCGACCCGCTGATCCGCGGCAGCATCGAACCGGCCGACCGCGGTCTTTCCATCGAATTCGGCAATCCCGAGTCCCGCCCGCCGTGGCACAGCGGCCGCCTCCCGGTCGCGGCGGACGGCACCTTCGCCACGCGGGTGCTCGCAGAGCGTGGGCGTCTCAACACGTTTCAAGTGTGGTTGAGCGATGCGTTCGGTAACCGCCGCCAGGTCGGCCCCGACACGTTCACCTACACCGTCGGCGCGGTGCAGACCGAGCAACCGCTGATCCATTCCATCGGAATCGGCCTCGCGGACAATACGTTGCTGTCGCTCGCTCCCAAAGGCGCCACCTTGCCGGTGCGCTGCCGCACCAAGTTGCACACCACGACAACCATCGGGCCCGGCGTCGCGAGCGGCGTGATCCGGATCCCGATTCTCGAAGGCGAACAGCCGAGAGCGGATCGGAATCGGCAGGTCGGCTGCCTCGAGGTGCGCGCGCAGCAGGTCTCGCGGCCGTTGCCCCTCGGCTCGGACATCGAGTTCATCGTGGAGATCGACTCGTCGCGGCTGGTGACCGCCCGCGCCTATGTGCCGATGCTGGACGAGGAGTTCGACCAGGTCGCCGACCTCGAGTCCGAGACGGTGCCCACCCACAACGAACTCGCCGACCGAGTGAGTGAGATCCGGGAACGATTGGCGTCGTTGCGATCCCGTCAGGGGCAGGCGGGCGATCCGGTCGCCGGCATGGTGCTCATGCGGGTCGACGCGGCGGGCCGAACGGAGACGGTCGAACAGCGGCTCGCCGCCGCCCGCGACGACACCGACGCCGCACAAGGTTGCGACGCCATGGTGCGCGAGTTGCACGCCGCCCTCGACGAAGCCGAGGACGCGCTGCAATGGCCCGAACTCGTCGCCGAAGCTCGCTCGGCCTGCGTCGAGGCCACCGATATCGTTGCCGCGCACGGGAATACCGACGACGCCGCCGCGATGCGGGTGGCGACGCTCGCGATCGAAGAAGCTATCGACACACGTGACTCGAGGTCGCTGCGCCAGCACACGAACGACCTCGGCCGCCTCATCGGTCAGGTGCTCGATCGCGCAGGTGTTCTGCAGGTCGAGCTCTTTCACCATCTCGCCGCCCGCCGAGCCGAGATGAGCAGCCCGCCACACGCCGATCGCCTCATCGCGCAGGGCCGGGCTGCCTTGGACCGCGACGAAACTGCGCCATTGCGATCGATCAACAGTCAGCTCTTCGCCCTGCTGCCCACAGCATCGCAGGCAGCGGGCGATCCGTTCAGCACGGTTCGGCCGTCGTACTGA
- a CDS encoding sigma-70 family RNA polymerase sigma factor, producing MSTTDDGDWVRDVALIALLGAVLQDCAREPLSLLASAPETSVIRIGRGGADSARPFDELLVEAYESAKDMLLAWVTKQVGSRTDAEDIVQTAFMRVYAARPDITDPEELRRYIWTAAKNLTRDSWRRAANERDRLDPDGETRIAQLADGAGLAFDDVIALRHMLIAALNAVPARERQAVVVRAFEGNTYAETAAIMGVGDGTVKAYVHAALKRLRANIEAA from the coding sequence ATGAGCACCACAGACGATGGCGACTGGGTTCGTGACGTTGCGCTCATCGCGCTACTAGGCGCGGTGCTGCAGGACTGTGCGCGAGAACCGCTGTCATTGCTCGCGAGCGCTCCTGAGACGTCGGTCATTCGGATCGGGCGAGGCGGCGCCGATTCGGCGCGGCCGTTCGATGAACTGCTCGTCGAGGCATACGAATCGGCCAAGGACATGCTGCTCGCTTGGGTAACGAAACAGGTCGGGAGCCGCACCGACGCGGAAGACATCGTCCAGACCGCGTTTATGCGCGTCTACGCCGCGCGTCCCGATATCACCGATCCCGAGGAGCTGCGCCGCTACATCTGGACCGCCGCGAAGAACCTGACCCGCGATAGCTGGCGGCGAGCCGCGAACGAACGCGACCGTCTCGATCCCGATGGCGAGACCAGGATCGCGCAGCTGGCAGACGGCGCCGGACTCGCCTTCGACGACGTGATCGCGTTGCGGCACATGCTGATCGCCGCGCTGAACGCCGTCCCCGCCCGCGAGCGCCAGGCAGTGGTTGTGCGCGCGTTCGAGGGAAACACCTATGCCGAAACGGCCGCGATCATGGGCGTGGGAGACGGAACTGTGAAGGCCTACGTGCACGCCGCACTCAAACGGCTGCGGGCAAATATCGAAGCGGCTTGA
- a CDS encoding MFS transporter: MTQTLQPGNAAATSAVAGSAVQPAVFGARQTIAVLAVLLTGQFMAVLDASIVNVAIPSIRTSLHTSGSALQLIVAGYVIAYAVLLVTGARLGDRFTQRHTFITGLAVFTVASLACGLAWNEFSLIAFRFLQGAGAAAMIPQIMTMIQRNFTGNARAKALSAYSAIISGGMVVGQVAGGLIVNADLFGSSWRGVFLVNVPIGAVLLLIAPRVLPTATARFDRKLDLAGLTMLTVSVLLLVLPLMLGHEQDWPLWTWIMLGTSVIGVGLFVAIERAVAARDGEPLFAQRVLKSPGLALTAGTLFTIMATFGGWMFVMAIHLQSTLGYTALHAGLLFIPMGVTFALASLNWERIPHRLHATMIPFGLVVGAATMVALGMMLRNGADFGPLPLVVFGTQGIGFGLAFSPLMTRTLARIPMALAADASGILVTSVQLGIVVGIACFGTVFLGLAGSTVLSAAHALGGTAIAEGVTVLVAAVLSARAAR, from the coding sequence ATGACTCAGACCTTGCAGCCTGGTAACGCTGCGGCCACGTCGGCCGTTGCGGGATCGGCAGTTCAACCCGCCGTGTTCGGTGCGCGGCAGACCATCGCGGTGCTCGCGGTGTTGCTCACCGGGCAGTTCATGGCGGTACTCGATGCCTCGATCGTGAATGTTGCCATTCCTTCTATTCGTACTTCGTTGCATACCAGTGGATCCGCGCTGCAGTTGATCGTCGCGGGTTATGTGATCGCCTATGCCGTGCTGCTCGTGACCGGTGCGCGATTGGGTGATCGGTTCACTCAGCGTCACACCTTCATCACCGGGCTCGCGGTGTTCACTGTTGCCTCGCTGGCCTGCGGGTTGGCATGGAATGAGTTCTCGCTCATCGCATTCCGGTTCCTGCAGGGCGCGGGCGCTGCGGCGATGATTCCGCAGATCATGACCATGATCCAGCGGAATTTCACCGGCAATGCCAGGGCCAAGGCGCTCAGTGCGTACTCGGCGATCATTTCCGGCGGTATGGTCGTCGGTCAGGTGGCGGGCGGATTGATCGTCAATGCCGACCTTTTCGGGAGTAGCTGGCGCGGTGTATTCCTGGTGAATGTGCCGATCGGTGCGGTGCTTCTGCTGATCGCGCCGCGGGTATTGCCCACTGCCACCGCGCGATTCGATCGGAAACTCGATCTCGCAGGTCTGACCATGCTCACCGTCTCGGTGCTGCTGCTCGTGTTGCCCCTGATGCTGGGGCATGAGCAGGACTGGCCGCTGTGGACATGGATCATGTTGGGCACCAGCGTGATCGGTGTCGGATTGTTCGTGGCGATCGAGCGGGCGGTCGCGGCACGCGACGGTGAACCGCTGTTCGCGCAGCGGGTGCTGAAGTCTCCGGGGCTGGCGCTCACCGCGGGCACGCTGTTCACGATCATGGCGACCTTCGGGGGCTGGATGTTCGTCATGGCGATACACCTGCAGAGCACTCTCGGCTACACCGCACTGCACGCGGGTCTGCTGTTCATCCCGATGGGCGTGACCTTCGCGCTGGCCAGTTTGAACTGGGAGCGCATCCCACATCGCCTGCACGCCACCATGATTCCATTCGGCCTGGTCGTCGGCGCGGCCACCATGGTGGCGCTGGGCATGATGCTGCGCAACGGCGCCGACTTCGGGCCGCTGCCGCTGGTCGTCTTCGGGACCCAGGGCATCGGTTTCGGCCTGGCCTTCAGCCCGCTGATGACCCGCACCCTGGCCAGGATTCCGATGGCCCTTGCGGCCGATGCCAGCGGCATTCTGGTGACCAGTGTGCAACTCGGCATCGTGGTCGGGATCGCGTGCTTCGGAACGGTATTCCTCGGCCTCGCGGGCAGTACGGTGCTTTCGGCCGCACATGCGTTGGGCGGCACCGCGATTGCCGAGGGCGTTACGGTGTTG